The following are from one region of the Candidatus Paceibacter sp. genome:
- the secF gene encoding protein translocase subunit SecF, with product MFIVKHRKIWYALSGIVMAASIFAIFFFGLKQGIEFTGGSLLEAEYKNTRPETAVLQEAAGELGLGNVIIQPSGEKGIIVRAKELNEEEHQRLLAGFSSKGELAEIRFDSIGPTIGKELRQKSITAIIMVIVAIVLYIAFAFRKVSRPVSSFKYGLITVAALAHDVVIPTGVFAYLGKYYGVEIDALFITALLTILGFSVHDTIVVFDRVRENIKISKQGEDFEQTVGSSVSQTIGRSINTSLTVVLVLLALYFFGGESTKYFSLALIIGVVVGTYSSIFIASPLLATVYKRQDRKK from the coding sequence ATGTTTATCGTCAAACACAGAAAAATATGGTACGCCTTGTCAGGAATCGTAATGGCAGCGAGCATTTTTGCCATATTCTTTTTCGGCTTAAAACAGGGGATTGAGTTTACCGGAGGTTCGCTTCTGGAGGCGGAATACAAAAACACCAGGCCGGAAACGGCGGTTCTTCAGGAAGCGGCCGGCGAACTGGGGCTCGGCAACGTCATAATCCAGCCGTCAGGGGAAAAGGGAATTATCGTCAGGGCGAAAGAACTTAACGAAGAAGAACACCAGAGATTGTTGGCCGGTTTTTCTTCAAAGGGCGAGCTTGCTGAAATACGCTTTGACTCCATCGGGCCGACCATCGGCAAAGAATTAAGGCAAAAATCAATAACGGCCATAATAATGGTCATTGTCGCCATAGTGCTTTACATCGCTTTCGCCTTCCGGAAAGTTTCCCGGCCGGTGTCTTCCTTCAAATACGGCCTGATAACGGTGGCGGCTTTGGCGCACGACGTGGTAATCCCCACGGGCGTTTTCGCCTATCTGGGAAAATATTACGGCGTGGAAATAGACGCGTTGTTTATCACCGCCTTGCTTACCATTCTGGGATTTTCCGTCCATGACACCATCGTGGTTTTTGACCGCGTCCGGGAGAACATCAAAATATCCAAACAAGGGGAAGATTTTGAGCAGACCGTCGGCTCCAGCGTCAGTCAGACAATCGGGCGATCCATCAATACTTCTTTGACCGTTGTTTTGGTGCTTCTGGCCTTGTATTTTTTCGGCGGAGAATCCACCAAATATTTTTCTTTGGCGCTTATAATCGGCGTGGTTGTCGGCACTTATTCCTCAATTTTTATAGCCTCGCCGCTTCTGGCCACTGTTTACAAGCGGCAAGACCGGAAAAAGTAA